In one Cherax quadricarinatus isolate ZL_2023a unplaced genomic scaffold, ASM3850222v1 Contig2416, whole genome shotgun sequence genomic region, the following are encoded:
- the LOC138851850 gene encoding E3 ubiquitin-protein ligase TRIM13-like isoform X1 — protein MATVATATHPDNDKPEECKVCFNNYDEELRRPRSLPCGHTFCSKCIEDTIKNFQLTCPSCRAEHSATDATQFPINYTVEAVIKKLRSIQVTSVETVSTKCGQDHTRGISKKLRSLVQEHKSSISNLIRECEEALSQLGKYQGQMRDWKTQHHQLQDRLYDLLEQNKAAIELLEQEDTSVLTMTTEGESGKKQLQTMLETLNTVNTAQEVFTTIDEADHYNVEVEDWIQKCQELFPDVNTVYTSVKVQETIKKALDTITTETGATAAPVFLGDSATTIMEKVKIITGEIPPATLTVS, from the exons ATGGCAACAGTGGCGACTGCCACTCACCCG GATAACGACAAGCCAGAGGAGTGTAAAGTGTGCTTTAATaattatgatgaagaactacgACGACCACGATCACTGCCGTGTGGCCATACATTCTGCTCAAAATGTATTGAAGATACAATAAAAAACTTTCAGCTCACCTGCCCCAGCTGCCGTGCTGAGCACAGTGCCACAGATGCTACCCAGTTCCCAATCAACTACACTGTGGAGGCTGTGATAAAGAAACTCAGAAGTATCCAGGTTACATCAGTGGAAACAGTGTCAACAAAAtgtggtcaagaccacacaagAGGCATCAGCAAGAAGTTACGATCTTTGGTACAGGAACACAAGAGCAGTATCAGTAACCTTATAAGAGAGTGTGAAGAAGCACTGTCCCAGCTGGGCAAGTACCAGGGGCAGATGAGGGACTGGAAGACCCAGCATCACCAACTGCAGGACAGACTCTATGATCTGCTGGAGCAGAACAAGGCAGCAATAGAGCTCCTGgaacaggaggataccagtgtgCTGACTATGACAACAGAAGGAGAGTCAGGAAAGAAGCAGCTGCAGACCATGCTGGAGaccctcaacacagtcaacactgcaCAGGAGGTCTTCACAACCATTGATGAAGCTGATCACTACAATGTGGAGGTTGAAGATTGGATCCAGAAGTGTCAAGAACTCTTCCCAGATGTCAACACTGTCTACACCTCAGTAAAG GTACAGGAGACCATTAAGAAGGCCCTGGACACCATCACCACAGAGACAGGTGCCACAGCTGCCCCTGTTTTCCTGGGAGActcagccaccaccatcatggagAAAGTTAAGATAATTACTGGTGAAATCCCTCCAGCGACATTAACTGTAAGTTGA
- the LOC138851850 gene encoding E3 ubiquitin-protein ligase TRIM13-like isoform X2, whose amino-acid sequence MDNDKPEECKVCFNNYDEELRRPRSLPCGHTFCSKCIEDTIKNFQLTCPSCRAEHSATDATQFPINYTVEAVIKKLRSIQVTSVETVSTKCGQDHTRGISKKLRSLVQEHKSSISNLIRECEEALSQLGKYQGQMRDWKTQHHQLQDRLYDLLEQNKAAIELLEQEDTSVLTMTTEGESGKKQLQTMLETLNTVNTAQEVFTTIDEADHYNVEVEDWIQKCQELFPDVNTVYTSVKVQETIKKALDTITTETGATAAPVFLGDSATTIMEKVKIITGEIPPATLTVS is encoded by the exons GATAACGACAAGCCAGAGGAGTGTAAAGTGTGCTTTAATaattatgatgaagaactacgACGACCACGATCACTGCCGTGTGGCCATACATTCTGCTCAAAATGTATTGAAGATACAATAAAAAACTTTCAGCTCACCTGCCCCAGCTGCCGTGCTGAGCACAGTGCCACAGATGCTACCCAGTTCCCAATCAACTACACTGTGGAGGCTGTGATAAAGAAACTCAGAAGTATCCAGGTTACATCAGTGGAAACAGTGTCAACAAAAtgtggtcaagaccacacaagAGGCATCAGCAAGAAGTTACGATCTTTGGTACAGGAACACAAGAGCAGTATCAGTAACCTTATAAGAGAGTGTGAAGAAGCACTGTCCCAGCTGGGCAAGTACCAGGGGCAGATGAGGGACTGGAAGACCCAGCATCACCAACTGCAGGACAGACTCTATGATCTGCTGGAGCAGAACAAGGCAGCAATAGAGCTCCTGgaacaggaggataccagtgtgCTGACTATGACAACAGAAGGAGAGTCAGGAAAGAAGCAGCTGCAGACCATGCTGGAGaccctcaacacagtcaacactgcaCAGGAGGTCTTCACAACCATTGATGAAGCTGATCACTACAATGTGGAGGTTGAAGATTGGATCCAGAAGTGTCAAGAACTCTTCCCAGATGTCAACACTGTCTACACCTCAGTAAAG GTACAGGAGACCATTAAGAAGGCCCTGGACACCATCACCACAGAGACAGGTGCCACAGCTGCCCCTGTTTTCCTGGGAGActcagccaccaccatcatggagAAAGTTAAGATAATTACTGGTGAAATCCCTCCAGCGACATTAACTGTAAGTTGA